A single window of uncultured Methanospirillum sp. DNA harbors:
- a CDS encoding permease: AVPLAVLIGIPLYMNAVGMIPILQVLTEKGVAMGTALAFMMAVIGLSVPEMIILRKVLKIRLLVIFAGILFVAITITGIIFNMILG, encoded by the coding sequence GCTGTTCCCCTGGCCGTTCTTATCGGAATCCCGCTTTATATGAATGCAGTAGGCATGATTCCGATATTACAGGTTCTGACAGAAAAAGGTGTTGCCATGGGTACAGCTCTCGCATTTATGATGGCCGTCATTGGCCTTTCAGTGCCAGAGATGATAATTCTCAGGAAGGTTCTGAAGATTCGGCTGCTGGTAATTTTCGCCGGGATACTCTTTGTTGCTATTACGATAACCGGGATTATTTTCAACATGATATTAGGATAA
- a CDS encoding redoxin family protein, with amino-acid sequence MHNPRDQITLILICFACILITGCITNTGDGISKQKPAPTAISEIEWMTIPITDAVTGKQTSIAELGSQGKPIIVHTFAVWCPACSMQLRETKKLVENNPDTFIILGIDIDPRENTAQVKNHIEKNKFAGIFVTAPKEFTQSLIQTVGTQVVQSLPQTIIISNSSATYIGDGVFPEKKLESILSQLPS; translated from the coding sequence ATGCATAATCCACGAGATCAAATCACCCTTATCCTCATCTGTTTTGCCTGCATCCTCATCACCGGCTGTATTACAAATACCGGGGATGGTATATCGAAACAGAAACCTGCACCCACTGCCATTTCCGAAATTGAGTGGATGACGATTCCGATCACCGACGCAGTGACCGGTAAACAGACTTCAATTGCAGAACTTGGATCACAAGGAAAACCGATCATAGTGCATACCTTCGCAGTATGGTGTCCGGCATGTTCTATGCAGCTTCGTGAAACAAAAAAACTTGTAGAAAATAATCCTGATACATTCATTATTCTCGGGATAGATATCGATCCGAGAGAAAACACCGCTCAGGTTAAGAATCATATTGAAAAGAACAAGTTTGCCGGTATTTTTGTGACTGCTCCTAAAGAGTTTACTCAAAGTCTAATTCAGACCGTCGGTACTCAGGTTGTTCAGTCACTTCCCCAGACTATCATCATTTCAAATTCCTCTGCGACATACATCGGAGACGGAGTATTTCCTGAGAAAAAACTGGAGTCAATACTCTCACAACTCCCCTCATAA
- a CDS encoding permease, with amino-acid sequence MLEDQLTIAFNEFVHVAVVLVILIAVISVITGIVREYIPQEKIQKRLGSGLGRKGPIVGALLGILTPFCSASMVPVSMGMIESKVPFSTVLAFLFSAPICNFMVVGIIFGVFGWKIAVVYFVVTLVMATLGGAIIGNTRLKHEVKEVMVAGPPCGCSSPAPEPVCGCSASPAPVLYAAECGRALPTQSPVERCCPVPEPVQTSGCCVSTTPLPDLSYETFWGRNQPRLIRSMPFARALFSKITPYVLIGAAISGLCAAFIPDSIIETYVGNSNLLAIPIAAAIGVPLYLRIEMAIPLLSVLLTKGMSLGAAMALLIGGTGASLPEIAILGSMLKPKAIAAYVIWVFLTGTLGGFVFYALFTG; translated from the coding sequence GTGCTTGAAGATCAACTAACTATCGCATTCAATGAGTTCGTTCACGTAGCTGTGGTACTCGTGATCCTTATTGCGGTCATCTCTGTAATAACAGGAATCGTGCGGGAGTATATCCCGCAGGAGAAAATTCAGAAACGCCTTGGAAGCGGTCTTGGTAGAAAAGGCCCGATTGTAGGGGCATTGCTCGGAATTCTCACACCCTTTTGCAGTGCTTCGATGGTTCCGGTCTCGATGGGAATGATCGAGTCAAAGGTTCCCTTTTCAACCGTACTTGCATTCCTGTTCTCTGCCCCGATCTGCAACTTTATGGTGGTTGGGATCATCTTCGGCGTCTTCGGATGGAAAATCGCAGTGGTTTATTTTGTCGTTACCCTGGTGATGGCTACCCTGGGAGGAGCGATTATTGGGAATACCCGGCTTAAGCATGAGGTCAAAGAAGTAATGGTTGCCGGACCTCCATGCGGGTGCTCATCTCCTGCTCCTGAGCCAGTATGTGGATGCTCCGCATCTCCGGCTCCGGTTCTCTATGCCGCAGAATGTGGGCGGGCTCTTCCAACCCAAAGTCCGGTAGAAAGATGCTGCCCGGTACCTGAACCGGTCCAGACATCCGGGTGCTGCGTGAGTACTACCCCATTGCCTGATCTCTCATATGAGACGTTCTGGGGTCGTAATCAACCCCGGCTCATCAGGAGCATGCCGTTTGCCCGTGCGTTGTTCTCGAAGATCACGCCGTACGTGCTTATCGGTGCCGCGATTAGTGGGTTATGTGCTGCATTTATTCCTGATTCTATCATCGAGACGTATGTTGGAAACTCAAATCTTCTCGCCATTCCGATAGCTGCGGCTATCGGAGTGCCATTATACCTCCGAATCGAGATGGCAATTCCGCTTCTCTCTGTTCTTCTTACCAAAGGAATGAGTCTGGGTGCCGCAATGGCTCTTCTTATCGGCGGTACCGGTGCGAGCCTGCCTGAAATTGCAATTCTTGGGTCCATGCTCAAACCCAAAGCGATAGCAGCGTACGTAATCTGGGTGTTTCTTACTGGAACGCTCGGAGGTTTTGTCTTCTATGCATTATTCACCGGGTAA
- a CDS encoding cation diffusion facilitator family transporter, whose protein sequence is MTEHTHSPNITRLKLSILITALFLLVEVIGGLLSGSLALVSDAGHMLSDLLSLILSLVAMILATSIATKERTYGLHRTEIFAGFINAVLLVVISGIVIWEAYQRFLSPTSIQGGIMMGVAIIGLIANLAIIYLLHGSHDLNMRSAFLHVLGDTLSSVAVIGAAVWIYFTGQVLIDPILSAIIGVIIIGTAVGLLRETIAILLQFAPRSVSFDEVIAEIRSVTGVEDVHHLHLWSLCSNIHVLDTHVYSCVRDVDQIEQMKQEIKERLKKYQILYLTLEFECNACTTCSVVEEVRSHPE, encoded by the coding sequence ATGACTGAGCATACCCATTCACCCAATATCACCCGACTCAAACTCTCAATTCTGATCACGGCTCTCTTTTTACTCGTCGAGGTCATCGGAGGATTACTTTCCGGCTCACTTGCCCTGGTGAGCGATGCCGGTCATATGCTCAGCGATCTCCTCTCGCTGATCCTCTCACTCGTGGCCATGATCCTTGCAACGAGTATTGCCACCAAAGAACGGACATACGGACTTCACCGGACAGAGATATTTGCGGGATTTATCAATGCGGTTCTCCTGGTGGTCATCAGTGGGATCGTTATCTGGGAGGCATACCAGCGGTTTCTCTCCCCGACTTCCATTCAGGGCGGAATCATGATGGGAGTCGCTATCATCGGTCTTATTGCAAACCTTGCAATCATCTATCTGCTCCATGGGAGCCATGACCTGAATATGCGGAGTGCATTTCTTCATGTACTGGGAGATACGCTCTCATCTGTTGCGGTCATCGGGGCAGCAGTCTGGATTTATTTCACCGGTCAGGTGCTCATCGATCCGATCCTCTCCGCGATTATCGGAGTGATCATCATCGGAACTGCAGTGGGGTTACTCAGAGAGACGATCGCAATTCTTCTCCAGTTTGCACCCCGATCAGTCAGTTTCGATGAGGTGATTGCAGAGATCAGGTCAGTTACCGGTGTGGAGGATGTCCATCATCTCCACCTCTGGAGTCTCTGTTCAAACATCCATGTCCTCGATACCCATGTCTACTCCTGCGTTCGTGATGTGGATCAGATAGAACAAATGAAACAGGAGATCAAGGAACGGCTTAAGAAGTATCAGATTCTCTATTTGACCCTGGAGTTTGAATGCAACGCCTGCACAACCTGTTCAGTTGTCGAAGAGGTCCGGAGTCATCCTGAGTGA
- a CDS encoding metalloregulator ArsR/SmtB family transcription factor has translation MKSIDIPERVQGILDSVIGVDELCERLPSQAHISQMSSIHHALSDPIRLKILYLLAIQPLCVCVIKECVKIADSKLSYHLTVLKKGNLIEGDQQGTWIIYRITDLGEQMLTPEHE, from the coding sequence ATGAAATCAATTGATATTCCCGAACGGGTTCAGGGCATTCTGGATTCTGTAATAGGAGTGGATGAACTTTGTGAACGTCTCCCTTCTCAAGCTCATATCTCACAGATGAGTAGCATCCATCATGCACTGTCAGATCCAATTCGGTTAAAAATACTCTATCTTCTTGCAATCCAACCGCTCTGTGTCTGTGTTATCAAAGAATGTGTAAAGATCGCAGATTCAAAACTTTCATATCACCTTACCGTGTTGAAAAAAGGGAATCTCATTGAAGGAGATCAACAAGGAACATGGATAATTTATCGGATCACTGATCTCGGAGAACAAATGCTCACTCCGGAACATGAATAA
- a CDS encoding helix-turn-helix domain-containing protein → MKDPSCYFCPVEGTLDVIGGKWKPLIIWYLRKRVLRFSAIQRAVPGITDVMLTKQLRELEADGIVKRKMYKQVPPKVEYSLTPLGKTLIPLLDALCNWGIEYMHIPMIDDEEVPLCRIKKTEE, encoded by the coding sequence ATGAAAGATCCATCCTGTTATTTCTGCCCGGTAGAAGGAACTCTTGATGTGATTGGTGGGAAATGGAAACCCCTGATCATCTGGTACTTACGAAAACGAGTGCTCCGGTTTAGTGCAATTCAGCGAGCCGTGCCCGGGATCACCGATGTGATGCTCACCAAACAGTTACGGGAACTTGAAGCTGACGGGATTGTTAAACGGAAAATGTACAAACAGGTTCCGCCAAAAGTAGAGTATTCTCTCACACCACTTGGGAAAACACTCATTCCTCTCCTCGATGCACTCTGTAACTGGGGAATTGAATACATGCACATCCCCATGATCGACGATGAAGAAGTTCCGTTATGCCGGATAAAAAAGACGGAAGAATAA
- a CDS encoding cation-translocating P-type ATPase — MDNNQTDTPAYWEFLVFALVPGIVGILIITSWALSSFRILPDYISGGIALVATLFGGYTRFLSGFRDMYHRKITVNVFVTVALIATMAVGQFLSAALIVFIMAVVGAFESYTLDKTKKNIRSLLNFAPKLAHVRRGEEEITLLAADVQINDIVIIRPGERIPVDGIVVSGSSSVNQAPITGESIPVEKNIGSEVFSATMNETGHLEVRTTRVGEDTTLARIVHLVEGAQGSRAPIQGIADRFTTWFLPTVIVIAIIGYLLSGKILVFVSILLVACPCAFAIATPTAVTAGISNMAKRGILIKGGNFLELTGKLDTLLVDKTGTFTLGRPKVIEVIPFPQFQEEEVLRLAATGEKFSEHPLARAILAEADARGITIPDPDEFKSETGMGIIARTGEQNLIIGKQDFLEKNGVQFGEEVREIIDTEMNRGRTSILVSSGTVVMGLIAIADEIRPGTAEAISALRKMGVKKIVMLTGDNETVAKAVSESLGIDGYQANLLPEQKLGVVQELQAKGEMVGMIGDGINDAPALAQADVGIAMGASGTDVAIETADVTLMKDDLWQFVDFVWMSQKVIKRIKINIGLSMVYNAIGLLLGVQAFLSPITATLYQEAGCISVVLSSTFLLWAKPRVSHPSCHEDSKP, encoded by the coding sequence ATGGATAATAATCAGACAGATACACCGGCATATTGGGAATTTCTAGTGTTTGCACTGGTTCCGGGCATCGTCGGGATTCTCATTATCACCAGCTGGGCCCTCTCCTCCTTCCGGATTTTACCGGATTATATAAGCGGTGGAATCGCTCTTGTGGCAACACTTTTCGGTGGCTACACGCGGTTTCTCTCCGGATTCCGCGATATGTACCACCGAAAGATCACGGTTAATGTCTTCGTGACTGTAGCCCTCATCGCCACGATGGCAGTCGGCCAGTTCCTCTCTGCAGCACTGATCGTTTTCATTATGGCCGTGGTTGGTGCATTTGAGTCCTATACGCTTGATAAAACAAAGAAAAATATCCGGAGTCTTCTGAACTTTGCACCAAAGTTGGCACATGTTCGAAGGGGGGAAGAGGAAATTACTCTCCTCGCTGCGGATGTTCAGATCAATGACATTGTCATAATCCGCCCGGGAGAACGGATTCCTGTTGATGGCATCGTCGTCTCTGGTTCGAGTAGTGTGAACCAGGCTCCAATTACTGGTGAATCCATCCCGGTTGAGAAGAATATCGGAAGCGAAGTTTTCAGCGCAACCATGAACGAGACCGGACATCTTGAGGTCCGGACAACCCGGGTCGGAGAGGATACCACCCTCGCCCGGATCGTTCATCTTGTAGAAGGAGCTCAGGGCTCACGGGCACCAATCCAGGGGATCGCAGACCGGTTCACCACCTGGTTCCTCCCGACGGTCATTGTCATTGCAATAATCGGGTATCTTTTGTCTGGGAAAATCCTGGTCTTTGTCTCTATCCTGCTGGTTGCCTGTCCCTGTGCATTTGCGATTGCCACTCCGACAGCCGTTACCGCCGGGATATCCAATATGGCAAAACGAGGCATTCTGATCAAGGGAGGAAATTTCCTCGAACTGACCGGAAAACTCGATACCCTTCTGGTTGACAAAACCGGGACATTCACTCTTGGCAGGCCTAAAGTAATCGAAGTTATTCCCTTCCCTCAATTTCAGGAGGAGGAAGTTCTTCGTCTTGCTGCAACAGGTGAAAAATTCTCAGAACATCCTCTCGCACGGGCGATTCTGGCCGAAGCGGATGCACGGGGAATTACCATTCCTGATCCTGACGAGTTCAAAAGCGAGACAGGAATGGGTATCATCGCCCGGACCGGTGAACAAAATTTGATCATCGGGAAGCAGGATTTCCTTGAGAAGAACGGGGTGCAGTTCGGGGAAGAAGTTCGCGAAATCATCGACACTGAAATGAATCGGGGAAGGACCTCCATCCTGGTAAGCAGTGGTACTGTGGTTATGGGTCTGATCGCCATCGCTGATGAGATTCGTCCGGGAACAGCAGAGGCAATATCTGCACTCCGAAAGATGGGAGTGAAAAAGATCGTCATGCTCACCGGGGATAATGAAACTGTAGCAAAGGCAGTAAGCGAATCCCTCGGTATTGACGGGTATCAGGCAAATCTTCTTCCTGAACAGAAACTAGGAGTGGTTCAGGAACTCCAGGCAAAAGGGGAGATGGTGGGGATGATCGGTGATGGGATTAATGATGCCCCAGCCCTTGCACAAGCAGATGTCGGAATTGCCATGGGGGCTTCGGGAACCGATGTGGCGATTGAAACTGCTGATGTCACCCTCATGAAAGACGATCTCTGGCAGTTTGTGGATTTTGTCTGGATGAGTCAGAAAGTGATCAAACGGATCAAGATCAATATCGGGCTCTCGATGGTGTATAATGCTATCGGGCTTCTCCTCGGTGTCCAGGCATTTCTTTCACCGATAACTGCGACACTCTACCAGGAGGCAGGATGTATCTCGGTCGTGCTGAGTTCAACGTTTCTCCTCTGGGCAAAACCAAGGGTCAGCCACCCCTCATGTCATGAAGATTCGAAACCCTGA
- a CDS encoding winged helix-turn-helix transcriptional regulator, with the protein MVAYSRLNENTLRYHLALLEKSHKIRITNEGGALHFFENHGKFSDHEQRLLSIQFSSKTSRILLAISETPGISRGELADILGIAGSSVTKQVQKLIAEGFVSAQKDKKFTRYYLMDISSNLPQNISPLNMIPY; encoded by the coding sequence TTGGTTGCGTATTCACGATTAAATGAGAACACCCTCCGATATCATCTGGCACTTCTTGAAAAATCGCATAAAATCCGGATCACCAACGAAGGGGGCGCACTTCATTTCTTTGAAAATCATGGGAAATTTTCAGACCACGAGCAGCGACTCCTTTCAATTCAGTTCTCATCCAAAACATCACGGATACTTCTGGCAATCAGTGAGACACCCGGTATCTCCCGAGGAGAACTGGCAGACATTTTAGGTATTGCCGGTTCATCAGTAACCAAACAGGTCCAAAAACTTATCGCCGAAGGATTCGTGTCTGCTCAAAAGGACAAAAAGTTCACGAGATATTATCTCATGGATATTTCTTCCAACCTCCCACAGAACATCTCACCCCTCAACATGATACCATACTAG
- a CDS encoding (Fe-S)-binding protein: MAQYAQTVAHQCNECGKCSDECDFLIAYAKTPRELAEEVLQAQFSNDPTLPYSCNICGYCKEICPVDLDIGQMITEIREQMVSEKTGPLPGHKPAVDGQEFYLSDNFRIVSAGKNASHCEKVFFPGCALCAYSPDLVTATYEYLVKQFGTIGIALGCCGGPSQLIGRSEYARQIANQLEQEVKKTGATELIVSCPYCYKLLSERLTDIKPVSLFPLLQEAEDRILEKGTGTYSIHDPCSARNEPAIQNAARNLAEIAGYTIEEHTHTRDNTHCCGMGGMVFLANATVASAKACRTIRESSHDLVTYCATCRDIFAGQGKHAIHLLDLLFTPDPAAQAQKIPNSPEVATNNLKTLNQWVRSF, encoded by the coding sequence ATGGCACAGTATGCTCAAACGGTTGCTCATCAATGCAATGAATGCGGGAAATGCAGTGATGAATGTGATTTTTTAATCGCCTATGCAAAAACTCCCCGGGAACTGGCAGAGGAAGTACTGCAGGCACAATTCTCAAATGATCCTACCCTGCCGTACTCCTGTAATATCTGCGGATACTGTAAGGAGATCTGTCCGGTAGATCTTGACATCGGTCAGATGATTACCGAAATACGTGAGCAGATGGTATCAGAAAAGACCGGCCCTCTTCCCGGTCATAAGCCGGCAGTAGATGGTCAGGAGTTTTATCTTTCAGATAATTTCAGAATTGTTTCGGCAGGAAAGAATGCCAGCCATTGTGAGAAGGTATTCTTCCCTGGTTGTGCCCTTTGTGCGTATTCACCCGATCTGGTCACTGCGACATACGAATACCTGGTAAAACAATTTGGAACCATCGGAATAGCGCTCGGGTGCTGTGGAGGTCCTTCACAGTTAATTGGCAGATCCGAATATGCCAGACAGATTGCGAATCAGCTTGAGCAGGAGGTGAAGAAAACCGGAGCCACTGAACTCATCGTCTCCTGCCCGTATTGCTATAAACTCCTTTCAGAACGTCTCACAGACATAAAACCAGTCTCGTTGTTTCCCTTGTTACAGGAGGCGGAAGATCGGATCTTAGAAAAGGGAACAGGTACCTATTCGATCCATGATCCATGTTCGGCTCGGAACGAGCCAGCCATACAGAATGCAGCCCGAAATCTGGCAGAGATTGCAGGATATACCATTGAGGAACACACCCATACCCGTGATAACACTCATTGCTGTGGCATGGGGGGGATGGTATTTCTGGCAAATGCCACGGTAGCATCCGCAAAAGCATGCAGAACCATCAGGGAGTCATCTCATGATCTAGTGACCTACTGTGCAACCTGCAGGGATATCTTTGCAGGTCAGGGAAAACACGCCATTCACCTGCTTGACCTGCTATTTACTCCTGACCCCGCTGCTCAGGCTCAGAAGATCCCCAATTCACCAGAAGTTGCCACGAACAATCTCAAGACCCTGAATCAGTGGGTCAGATCTTTTTAA
- a CDS encoding radical SAM protein, which translates to MENLNLRGQKDMTSNILQYPEMNNQQCDICEQGCIIQENGVGRCKMYTTDGTRIIERFPSSYLITTPISIETMPLVHFHPKGKFLQVSTIGCNFSCPGCVSEILARRVDELAPALEFLTPEMVVARTRELECIGIVFCLNEPAVSFYTILELAKCAHDHGLLFGCSTNGYFTRSALEQLIPYLDCVSVGLKGCKKESYVSCGATNPEIPMQTIQLLANTSVHLEIAIIHEKGKEDEIMETCLKVAKISPDIPVQIMRFIAFGTADVSFEPSIHESEHLCNQIRAFLTHVYLFNSPGSTYGDTLCPVCNKTLMRREMHGPMGAHIFETMLNASCACGYQIPINGRIASKEFEEQGMMGGYRSTRALEVIESILVCLGVTDEQTHAQVWFDMMREKYIDTLQMKIQDPIQYLEIVMYLARLTDRISEGTNLCNYIQKLIELITVSVRDVTYRPRVYYMMGTPLFCLNEGRFETKLVTLAGGTSVNCDLPRKGMPGIMIRPDDLIRMNPDIIVISGLFSCPEEDVYTFCYENLIEVNAIKNHKVIAMPVSWDFGNPRWILGLLFLAQKIHPECCSFNIESERANFYNTFFGISPNQIHSNRSFYRTTIS; encoded by the coding sequence ATGGAGAATCTAAATTTAAGAGGCCAAAAAGACATGACATCAAATATATTACAATATCCAGAAATGAACAATCAACAATGTGATATCTGCGAACAAGGGTGCATAATTCAGGAAAATGGAGTCGGACGTTGCAAGATGTATACGACGGATGGTACAAGAATTATTGAACGATTTCCTTCTTCCTATCTTATTACCACTCCAATAAGTATAGAAACGATGCCCCTGGTGCATTTTCACCCAAAAGGTAAGTTTCTTCAGGTAAGCACCATTGGATGCAATTTCTCCTGCCCTGGTTGTGTATCTGAAATATTAGCGCGAAGGGTGGATGAACTGGCACCTGCTCTTGAATTTCTCACTCCGGAGATGGTTGTTGCTCGTACACGTGAACTGGAATGTATTGGGATAGTATTCTGTTTAAATGAACCAGCGGTATCTTTTTACACAATTCTTGAACTTGCCAAATGTGCTCATGACCATGGTTTACTCTTTGGATGTTCTACAAATGGTTATTTTACCCGTTCCGCGCTGGAACAGTTGATTCCATATCTTGATTGTGTGAGTGTTGGCCTGAAGGGATGCAAAAAGGAATCATATGTGTCGTGTGGAGCAACGAACCCTGAAATCCCTATGCAAACGATACAGTTGTTAGCCAATACATCAGTTCATCTTGAGATAGCAATCATCCATGAAAAAGGAAAAGAAGATGAGATCATGGAAACCTGCCTTAAGGTTGCAAAAATATCTCCTGATATTCCTGTTCAGATTATGCGATTTATCGCTTTTGGAACCGCTGATGTATCTTTTGAACCGTCTATTCATGAATCTGAACATCTATGTAATCAGATTCGAGCATTTCTTACCCATGTGTATTTATTTAATTCTCCTGGAAGCACATACGGAGACACGCTCTGCCCCGTATGTAATAAAACACTAATGAGAAGGGAGATGCACGGACCTATGGGAGCACATATTTTCGAAACAATGCTCAATGCTTCGTGTGCTTGTGGGTACCAGATACCAATTAATGGCCGGATAGCATCAAAGGAGTTCGAGGAGCAGGGGATGATGGGAGGATACCGATCAACCCGTGCGCTTGAGGTTATCGAGTCAATATTGGTTTGTCTTGGAGTTACAGATGAACAGACTCATGCACAGGTATGGTTTGATATGATGCGTGAGAAGTATATCGATACACTTCAAATGAAAATTCAGGATCCTATCCAATATCTGGAGATAGTAATGTATCTAGCAAGGTTGACAGATCGCATCTCTGAAGGAACTAATCTCTGTAATTATATTCAAAAATTGATAGAATTAATTACAGTTAGTGTTAGAGATGTAACTTACCGGCCACGTGTATATTATATGATGGGGACTCCCCTTTTTTGTTTGAACGAAGGAAGGTTTGAAACAAAACTTGTTACCTTAGCTGGGGGAACATCTGTAAACTGTGACCTTCCAAGAAAAGGAATGCCAGGAATCATGATCCGGCCCGATGATCTCATCCGGATGAATCCCGACATTATTGTGATTTCAGGTCTATTCTCCTGTCCGGAAGAAGATGTCTACACATTTTGTTATGAGAACTTGATTGAAGTCAATGCTATTAAGAATCATAAGGTAATTGCTATGCCAGTATCCTGGGATTTTGGAAATCCTCGCTGGATACTGGGATTATTATTTCTTGCTCAAAAAATACATCCCGAATGTTGTTCCTTTAATATTGAATCCGAGAGAGCGAATTTTTATAACACCTTTTTTGGAATTTCTCCGAATCAAATCCATTCTAATCGTTCTTTTTATCGAACGACTATCTCCTGA
- a CDS encoding ABC transporter substrate-binding protein: MNFDIYFGVNHMEKKLLISRTIVGIYTILLLMCVITVCVAQDSNSGPNTKSITDMAGRTLTVPNQITNVLSTYPPTTEMIYMLAPEKLMGWQTDEKNMTYMPEKYRTLPVVGGWYGGLTADYETFISMKPDAIFTGFTKNGNYLETINERQEKFGSIPYIAVEDTTNVNNFAPAIKYMGELLGEEQKAVELTSYYDNVYNKVSGIAASIPESEKKSVYYAEGPEGLTTDPKGSMHAQLIDLCGGINVYEGAQKGEMGLSPVSMEQVLEWNPDVIIAGSKGFYDKVYSDPNWQKIKAVQDKQVYCVPTNPFGWFDRPPCLNVIIGIPWTAKVLYPDKFADIDLKSLTKEYYQKFIHTDLTDNQVSTILSESGLTDY; this comes from the coding sequence ATGAACTTTGACATTTACTTTGGAGTTAACCATATGGAAAAAAAACTATTGATTTCAAGAACGATTGTTGGAATTTATACAATTTTACTCTTGATGTGCGTGATAACAGTTTGTGTGGCTCAGGATTCAAATTCTGGACCAAACACAAAATCTATCACTGATATGGCTGGAAGAACCCTTACCGTTCCTAATCAGATAACAAATGTTCTCTCCACCTATCCACCCACTACAGAAATGATTTACATGCTTGCTCCGGAGAAATTGATGGGTTGGCAGACTGATGAAAAGAACATGACCTACATGCCAGAAAAATACCGAACGCTTCCTGTTGTTGGAGGTTGGTATGGGGGTCTAACAGCGGACTATGAGACATTTATCTCAATGAAACCAGATGCAATATTTACTGGATTCACCAAAAATGGAAATTATCTGGAGACAATCAATGAAAGACAAGAAAAGTTCGGATCTATCCCATACATTGCAGTCGAGGATACTACCAATGTTAACAATTTTGCACCTGCAATAAAATACATGGGCGAATTACTCGGAGAAGAGCAGAAAGCAGTTGAACTAACATCATATTATGATAATGTCTATAATAAAGTGAGTGGGATTGCAGCATCCATTCCTGAGAGCGAGAAGAAGAGTGTATACTATGCGGAGGGGCCTGAAGGACTAACAACTGATCCAAAGGGTTCAATGCATGCTCAGTTAATAGATCTCTGTGGTGGAATTAATGTTTACGAGGGCGCTCAAAAAGGAGAGATGGGGTTGTCTCCAGTCAGCATGGAACAAGTCCTGGAATGGAACCCAGATGTGATTATTGCCGGTAGCAAAGGCTTCTATGATAAGGTCTACTCAGATCCCAACTGGCAGAAGATTAAAGCTGTGCAGGATAAACAGGTCTACTGCGTACCTACCAATCCGTTCGGCTGGTTTGACAGACCACCATGTCTGAATGTCATTATTGGTATTCCATGGACTGCAAAAGTACTATATCCGGATAAATTTGCAGACATTGATCTGAAGAGCTTGACAAAGGAATACTACCAGAAATTCATTCATACAGATTTAACTGATAACCAGGTATCCACAATTCTGAGCGAATCGGGACTTACCGATTATTAA
- a CDS encoding tetrahydromethanopterin S-methyltransferase subunit A, with protein MTYKQPPHPDYPPEEGRYLRGNDYSPVAVVIILTTDEDKIPPELERLVRTGIESGAALSGTVQTANIGIEKIVCNIVANPNIRYLVLGGPETEGHRTGDAIKALIKNGVDDKNKIIGTDALTANLYNISKEMIARFRDQITLVDCQHQNESAIRQAVWSCYQETPTEFMSYSLYDPGAYPDPPLNGKITWKVTQPWAEPKDEKEREAKQKALDLMEKIKESARKKREEEGKI; from the coding sequence ATGACATATAAACAACCTCCTCATCCTGATTATCCTCCCGAGGAAGGAAGGTATTTGAGAGGTAATGATTATTCTCCGGTTGCGGTTGTGATCATCCTCACCACCGATGAAGATAAGATCCCACCAGAACTTGAACGCCTGGTCAGGACCGGGATAGAGTCCGGAGCAGCATTATCAGGAACGGTGCAGACCGCAAATATCGGCATTGAGAAGATCGTCTGTAATATTGTCGCGAACCCGAACATCCGGTATCTTGTTCTCGGAGGCCCGGAAACTGAAGGACACCGGACCGGGGATGCGATCAAAGCTCTGATCAAGAACGGGGTTGATGATAAGAACAAGATTATCGGGACTGATGCTCTCACTGCAAACCTGTATAATATTTCCAAAGAGATGATCGCCCGGTTCAGAGATCAGATCACCCTGGTCGATTGCCAACATCAGAATGAGTCAGCTATCAGGCAGGCCGTCTGGTCCTGTTACCAGGAGACTCCGACAGAGTTTATGTCATACTCGCTCTATGATCCCGGAGCTTATCCTGATCCTCCATTAAACGGGAAGATCACCTGGAAAGTAACACAGCCCTGGGCAGAACCAAAGGATGAAAAGGAGCGTGAGGCGAAGCAGAAGGCTCTCGACCTGATGGAAAAGATAAAAGAGTCTGCTAGGAAGAAACGTGAAGAGGAAGGGAAAATTTAA